A single window of Luteipulveratus halotolerans DNA harbors:
- a CDS encoding CapA family protein: protein MRRAFAAAAGVVLLTSCSTGAGDGGASTARTTGAPPSGHTTAPPATAPARTAPRPPASVTISAIGDVLPHASVNRDAARGGSYDYDRMFAAVEPVIQRSTVGICQLETALSADNTRLTRKNTFNSPHELARTLHDVGFDGCSTANNHTWDAGMRGVRETRKVLSDNDIQAAGPTATASGSGQPVVYDSPMKIAHLSLSYTLMNSIEQDTSTTPPGAPWMKDNLYAAQKANGIIASARRAKAAGADLVVVSLHWGSQFDPAVTKDQKTIGDALLRSGAVDLIIGAHPHLVQPCAKINGRYVLYSVGNFLSTQGTAVGSPAGAQDGVVTTVRFDRDAAGHITQSLTFRPTWVDRADGHRVVLATPTSHPESYRRTVSAMTRDGCDAKVAG, encoded by the coding sequence GTGCGACGCGCCTTCGCAGCAGCAGCCGGCGTCGTCCTCCTCACGTCGTGCTCGACCGGCGCCGGTGACGGCGGCGCGAGCACCGCGCGTACGACAGGGGCTCCGCCCTCCGGCCACACCACTGCGCCTCCTGCGACGGCCCCGGCCCGCACGGCACCCCGCCCGCCGGCGTCGGTCACGATCTCGGCGATCGGCGACGTGCTCCCCCATGCGTCGGTCAACCGCGATGCGGCACGCGGCGGCTCGTACGACTACGACCGCATGTTCGCCGCGGTCGAGCCGGTGATCCAACGGTCCACGGTCGGCATCTGCCAGCTCGAGACGGCGCTGTCGGCGGACAACACCAGGCTCACCCGCAAGAACACGTTCAACTCGCCCCACGAGCTCGCGCGCACCCTGCACGACGTCGGCTTCGACGGGTGCAGCACCGCCAACAACCACACCTGGGACGCCGGGATGCGCGGCGTGCGCGAGACGCGAAAGGTGTTGTCCGACAACGACATCCAAGCGGCAGGACCCACGGCGACAGCGTCCGGGTCTGGTCAGCCGGTCGTCTACGACAGTCCGATGAAGATCGCACACCTGTCGCTCAGCTACACGCTGATGAACTCCATCGAGCAGGACACCAGCACCACGCCCCCGGGCGCGCCGTGGATGAAGGACAACCTGTACGCCGCTCAGAAGGCGAACGGCATCATCGCCTCCGCACGACGCGCCAAGGCGGCGGGCGCCGACCTCGTCGTCGTCTCGCTGCACTGGGGTTCGCAGTTCGACCCGGCCGTCACGAAGGACCAGAAGACCATCGGCGACGCACTGCTGAGGTCCGGAGCCGTCGACCTGATCATCGGCGCCCATCCGCACCTGGTCCAGCCGTGCGCCAAGATCAACGGGCGCTACGTGCTCTACTCCGTCGGCAACTTCCTGTCGACACAAGGCACCGCCGTCGGCTCACCGGCCGGGGCACAGGACGGCGTCGTGACGACGGTCCGGTTCGACCGTGACGCCGCCGGCCACATCACGCAGTCGCTCACCTTCCGGCCCACGTGGGTCGACCGCGCCGACGGCCACCGCGTCGTGCTCGCCACCCCCACCTCACATCCCGAGTCCTATCGCCGCACGGTGTCGGCCATGACCCGCGACGGGTGTGATGCGAAGGTGGCGGGGTGA
- a CDS encoding NUDIX domain-containing protein: MTASFHVNDPNAPAPNVPRAMGAPIVLLDDRGERVLLEHRSDSDRWGLFGGGVDDTESVTDALHREVLEETGLRLAEHHLLGIFSNPTRIAAYPDGNVRQVVAVTFIGRLAPGELRLSEESREAAWFGWDEIPWDKVAATQHLALQRARVWVDGDRTPYVE, encoded by the coding sequence GTGACTGCGAGCTTCCACGTCAACGACCCGAACGCCCCCGCTCCCAACGTCCCTCGTGCGATGGGCGCGCCGATCGTGCTGCTCGACGACCGCGGAGAGCGCGTCCTGCTCGAGCACCGCTCCGACAGCGATCGGTGGGGGCTGTTCGGCGGTGGCGTCGACGACACCGAGTCGGTGACCGATGCCCTGCACCGCGAGGTGCTCGAGGAGACCGGCTTGCGCCTGGCGGAGCACCACCTGCTCGGGATCTTCTCCAACCCGACGAGAATCGCTGCCTACCCCGACGGCAACGTCCGCCAGGTCGTCGCGGTGACCTTCATCGGGCGACTCGCTCCCGGCGAGCTGCGGCTGAGCGAGGAGTCGCGCGAGGCGGCGTGGTTCGGCTGGGACGAGATCCCCTGGGACAAGGTCGCCGCAACCCAGCACCTGGCCCTGCAGCGGGCGCGGGTGTGGGTCGACGGCGACCGGACGCCCTACGTCGAGTAG
- a CDS encoding thioredoxin domain-containing protein: MTNRLAVSLSPYLRQHADNPVHWREWDEAAFAEARERDVPVLLSVGYAACHWCHVMAHESFEDHEVATALNEAFVCVKVDREERPDIDAVYMQATVAMTGQGGWPMTCLLTPSGDPFFAGTYLPKPQLLQLISAATEAWRTRRDEVVASGSHISERLRDIALPTTPGDLTDTRLQDASDALARGFDWQHGGFGKAPKFPPTMTLEFLLRHHARTGDERSLRMATETCEAMARGGMYDQLDGGFARYSVDAAWVVPHFEKMLYDNAQLMRLYSHHWRASGDPLSARIACETADFVVRRLGIDEGALASALDADTDGVEGLTYAWTPDQLVDVLGEEDGVRAARLLTVTADGTFEHGTSTLQLHADPDDRDWWSDARRHLLEARDTRPQPARDDKVVTSWNGLAISGLVEVGMLLERPDLVAAAQRCAAYVLDHHLVDGRLRRTSLAGRIGVSAGVADDYGNLAEGLLVLHQADGDVRWIEAATALLDTALEQFAADDGGFHDTAADAQPLLRRPRDPADNAEPSGQSALAHALLTAAALTGDARWRTAAEQAVRAGASVATRDPRFAGWTLAAAEALASGPLQVAVATDDAERATALVRAAWLSPSPGLVRVVGEPDRPGVPLLEGRPLLGDAPTAYVCHGFVCDLPRTDVTEVETALRRRATV; encoded by the coding sequence ATGACCAACCGGCTCGCCGTCTCCCTCAGCCCCTACCTGCGCCAGCACGCCGACAACCCCGTGCACTGGCGCGAGTGGGACGAGGCCGCCTTCGCCGAGGCCCGTGAGCGTGACGTCCCCGTCCTGCTGTCGGTCGGCTACGCCGCCTGCCACTGGTGCCATGTGATGGCCCACGAGTCGTTCGAGGACCACGAGGTCGCCACCGCGCTCAACGAGGCCTTCGTGTGCGTCAAGGTCGACCGCGAAGAGCGCCCCGACATCGACGCGGTCTACATGCAGGCGACCGTGGCGATGACAGGTCAGGGTGGTTGGCCGATGACGTGCCTGCTCACGCCGTCGGGCGATCCGTTCTTCGCAGGCACCTACCTCCCGAAACCCCAGCTGTTGCAGCTGATATCGGCCGCGACCGAGGCCTGGCGGACACGCCGGGACGAGGTGGTCGCGAGCGGCTCACACATCTCCGAGCGACTGCGCGACATCGCCCTGCCGACCACACCCGGCGACCTCACGGACACCCGGCTGCAGGACGCGTCGGATGCGCTCGCACGCGGATTCGACTGGCAGCACGGCGGATTCGGCAAAGCGCCCAAGTTCCCGCCCACGATGACGCTCGAGTTCCTGCTGCGTCACCACGCTCGTACAGGCGATGAGAGGTCGCTGCGTATGGCCACCGAGACGTGCGAGGCGATGGCCCGCGGCGGGATGTACGACCAGCTCGACGGAGGCTTCGCGCGCTACAGCGTGGACGCCGCCTGGGTCGTGCCGCACTTCGAGAAGATGCTCTACGACAACGCCCAGCTGATGCGCCTCTACTCCCATCACTGGCGCGCGAGCGGCGATCCCCTGTCAGCCCGAATCGCCTGCGAGACAGCGGATTTCGTCGTACGCCGGCTCGGCATCGACGAGGGTGCCCTGGCCTCCGCCCTCGACGCCGACACCGACGGCGTCGAGGGCCTCACGTATGCATGGACGCCCGACCAGCTGGTCGACGTGCTGGGCGAGGAGGACGGCGTACGCGCGGCACGCCTGCTCACCGTGACCGCTGACGGCACGTTCGAGCACGGCACCTCGACGCTTCAGCTGCACGCCGACCCGGACGACCGGGACTGGTGGTCCGACGCGCGCCGCCACCTGCTCGAGGCGCGCGACACGCGCCCCCAGCCGGCCCGCGACGACAAGGTGGTCACCTCCTGGAACGGTCTGGCGATCTCCGGCCTGGTCGAGGTCGGCATGCTCCTCGAGCGACCCGATCTCGTCGCCGCCGCGCAGCGCTGCGCGGCGTACGTGCTCGACCACCACCTCGTCGACGGACGCCTGCGGCGTACCTCGCTCGCCGGCCGCATCGGCGTGAGCGCCGGCGTGGCCGACGACTACGGCAACCTCGCCGAGGGGCTGCTCGTGCTCCACCAGGCCGACGGCGACGTCCGCTGGATCGAGGCCGCGACTGCGCTCCTCGACACGGCGCTCGAGCAGTTCGCGGCCGACGACGGCGGATTCCACGACACCGCCGCCGACGCCCAGCCGCTGCTGCGTCGACCCCGCGACCCGGCCGACAACGCCGAGCCGTCGGGCCAGAGCGCCCTTGCCCACGCGCTCCTCACGGCCGCCGCGCTCACCGGCGATGCCCGTTGGCGTACGGCGGCCGAGCAGGCGGTCCGCGCGGGCGCGTCCGTCGCCACCCGCGACCCGCGGTTCGCCGGATGGACGCTCGCGGCCGCCGAGGCGCTCGCCTCCGGCCCGTTGCAGGTTGCCGTCGCCACCGACGACGCCGAGCGCGCTACGGCGCTCGTCCGAGCCGCCTGGCTCAGCCCGTCGCCCGGCCTGGTGCGGGTGGTCGGCGAGCCCGACCGGCCCGGCGTACCGCTGCTCGAGGGCAGACCGTTGCTCGGCGACGCACCGACCGCGTACGTCTGTCACGGATTCGTCTGCGACCTGCCGCGCACCGACGTGACCGAGGTGGAGACCGCCCTTCGGCGCCGTGCCACCGTCTAG
- a CDS encoding SDR family NAD(P)-dependent oxidoreductase — protein MSSIALVTGANRGLGRATAIALAQAGHHVVIAGRNVSATECLAQELRAEGLAAESLQLDVTDRDSVTRAARTLAERHGRVDVLVNNAGILPEATVTTPPAFVDADALIATLRTNVVGVALVLEAFAPLLRRSASGRVVNVSSRMGSVADQLDETSPFHGMVLPAYQASKAAVNSLTAGLSKHLASDGVRVVSVCPGFVQTELTPMNHDQAPLTAEQAAKTVLGALEAPTGSFVDADGVVPW, from the coding sequence ATGTCGTCCATCGCCCTCGTGACCGGTGCCAACCGCGGCCTCGGACGCGCCACCGCCATCGCTCTTGCCCAAGCGGGGCACCACGTCGTGATCGCCGGTCGCAACGTCTCGGCCACCGAGTGCCTCGCCCAGGAGCTGCGCGCTGAGGGGCTCGCCGCGGAGTCGTTGCAGCTGGACGTCACCGACCGTGACAGCGTCACGCGAGCGGCTCGGACTCTCGCCGAGCGCCACGGGCGGGTCGACGTCCTGGTCAACAACGCAGGCATCCTGCCGGAGGCGACCGTCACGACGCCGCCGGCGTTCGTCGACGCCGATGCGCTCATCGCGACGTTGCGGACCAACGTCGTCGGAGTCGCACTGGTGCTCGAGGCGTTCGCGCCGTTGCTCCGTCGCAGCGCGTCGGGCCGCGTCGTCAACGTGTCGTCGCGGATGGGGTCGGTCGCCGACCAGCTCGACGAGACCTCGCCCTTCCACGGCATGGTGCTGCCGGCGTACCAGGCGTCCAAGGCGGCCGTGAACAGCCTGACGGCCGGGCTGAGCAAGCACCTGGCGAGCGACGGTGTGCGGGTGGTGTCGGTCTGCCCCGGCTTCGTGCAGACCGAGCTGACGCCGATGAACCACGACCAGGCGCCACTCACGGCTGAGCAGGCGGCCAAGACCGTGCTCGGCGCACTGGAGGCGCCGACCGGGTCGTTCGTGGACGCCGACGGTGTCGTGCCGTGGTGA
- a CDS encoding CapA family protein codes for MRCGGALLAVAVSLSLVACSSLGGGDDDGGAQTGKPAPSAAGTTSDPAPKTVTVTGSGDILVHVPLAKNAAANAQRSGKGQYDFAPMFDDVRPVLSAADVSICHQETPISSTNDDLSKPGSLVYNVPREIARDLKGAGFDGCETASNHTWDRGAQGIDTTRQQLTAAGLKVAGPTTSASDPGMPAIYETKSGAKVANLSYTYTILNQSGPNTHLPPGAPYLKRYLWPAIGAQGILADAKKAKDDGADIVVVSMHWGTEYEPAPTKDQQSIARQLLQSPYVDGIFGAHAHLIQPCATINGKTVFYGLGNFLSNQGTGQAGTLSDKNADGVIARLTFTQGADGKWTQKASYQPTMVDIPGKHVIRLSSQSTNPKSFKRTETTLGKLGTCKATPSDGG; via the coding sequence ATGCGTTGTGGGGGAGCTCTGCTGGCGGTCGCCGTCAGCCTGTCGTTGGTGGCCTGCTCGTCGCTCGGAGGCGGTGACGACGACGGTGGCGCGCAGACCGGTAAGCCTGCTCCGAGCGCGGCCGGCACGACCAGCGACCCGGCCCCGAAGACCGTCACCGTCACGGGTTCGGGCGACATCCTCGTGCACGTCCCGCTCGCCAAGAACGCCGCCGCCAACGCCCAGCGCTCCGGCAAGGGCCAGTACGACTTCGCGCCGATGTTCGACGACGTCCGGCCCGTGCTCAGCGCGGCCGACGTGTCGATCTGCCACCAGGAGACGCCGATCTCCTCCACCAACGACGACCTGAGCAAGCCCGGTTCGCTGGTCTACAACGTGCCGCGCGAGATCGCCCGCGACCTCAAGGGCGCCGGCTTCGACGGCTGCGAGACGGCGTCCAACCACACCTGGGACCGTGGTGCCCAAGGCATCGACACCACCCGTCAGCAGCTCACCGCCGCCGGGCTCAAGGTCGCCGGCCCGACGACGTCGGCGTCCGACCCGGGCATGCCCGCGATCTACGAGACCAAGAGCGGCGCCAAGGTCGCCAACCTCAGCTACACCTACACCATCCTCAACCAGTCCGGCCCCAACACCCACCTGCCGCCGGGTGCGCCCTACCTCAAGCGCTACCTGTGGCCGGCCATCGGGGCGCAGGGCATCCTCGCCGACGCCAAGAAGGCCAAGGACGACGGCGCCGACATCGTCGTCGTCAGCATGCACTGGGGCACGGAGTACGAACCGGCTCCGACCAAGGACCAGCAGTCGATCGCCCGCCAGCTGCTGCAGTCGCCCTACGTCGACGGCATCTTCGGCGCACACGCCCACCTGATCCAGCCGTGCGCGACGATCAACGGCAAGACCGTCTTCTACGGTCTCGGCAACTTCCTGTCCAACCAGGGCACCGGCCAGGCCGGCACGCTCAGCGACAAGAACGCCGACGGCGTGATCGCGCGCCTGACGTTCACCCAGGGCGCCGACGGCAAGTGGACGCAGAAGGCGTCGTACCAGCCGACGATGGTCGACATCCCCGGCAAGCACGTGATCCGCCTGTCGAGCCAGTCCACCAACCCCAAGTCGTTCAAGCGCACCGAGACCACGCTGGGCAAGCTCGGCACCTGCAAGGCCACGCCGAGCGACGGCGGCTGA
- a CDS encoding DJ-1/PfpI family protein, with protein sequence MTDVVIPLYDGFTALDVVGPYQVLAFTPGVRVRFVGEQVGPVVDDVRSLTLHTSARLSDVTDPDAVVVPGGPGTEQALNGPIPLWLKDVHEQTTWTTSVCSGALLLAAAGLLDGQDATSHYSVLDVLPMFGARPTQRRVVELPDQHVITAAGVSSGIDMALRLSELLTDRTSAQAVQLWVEYDPQPPFDSGSPAKASADVRERAAAYQQEARTRRTG encoded by the coding sequence ATGACCGACGTCGTCATCCCGCTGTACGACGGGTTCACCGCGCTCGACGTCGTCGGGCCGTACCAGGTGCTCGCGTTCACGCCCGGCGTCAGGGTGCGATTCGTGGGCGAGCAGGTCGGGCCGGTGGTCGACGACGTCAGGTCGCTGACGCTGCACACCTCGGCCAGGCTGAGTGACGTGACCGACCCGGACGCGGTCGTCGTGCCCGGTGGTCCGGGTACGGAGCAGGCACTGAACGGCCCGATCCCGTTGTGGCTCAAGGATGTTCACGAGCAGACGACCTGGACGACGTCCGTCTGCTCAGGCGCGCTGCTGCTCGCAGCGGCCGGTCTCCTCGACGGACAGGACGCCACCTCGCACTACAGCGTGCTCGACGTGCTCCCGATGTTCGGCGCCCGACCGACGCAGCGACGTGTGGTCGAGCTGCCGGACCAGCACGTCATCACGGCGGCCGGGGTGTCCAGCGGCATCGACATGGCGCTGCGCCTCAGCGAGCTGCTCACCGACCGCACCAGTGCGCAGGCCGTCCAGCTGTGGGTGGAGTACGACCCGCAGCCGCCGTTCGACAGCGGGTCGCCCGCCAAGGCGAGTGCGGACGTGCGAGAGCGGGCCGCGGCGTACCAGCAGGAGGCGCGCACCCGGCGTACGGGCTGA